One Synergistaceae bacterium genomic window, CGTAGGGGTTCTTCTCCGAGGACGTGTTTCCTCCATTGTCGCTAGGCTTGTCGCCAGAGTGGGCGAGAACGTGATCGTAAAACAACGCAGCCGCCGTGGGTTCGTTGATGATGCGTTCCACCTTTAGGCCCGCCCGATTGCCCGCCTCCATCGTGGCCCGGCGTTGGGCGTCACTGAAATAGGCAGGCACCGTGATAACCACCTGCTGAACCTCGCTCCCCTCGATTTTATGGGCCTCTTCGCAGAGGTAACGCAAAATCATCGCGGAGATATCTTCGGGATCGTAACTTTTATCTCCTAATGTGAGCTTTTCCGTCGTTCCCATCAGGCGCTTTACGGAACGAACGCTCTGCTCAGGAAAGGCCGCGGCCCGGTTCAACGCTTTGCGTCCCACGAGAAAGTTCGTCCCGTCGAAGCTCACCACCGAGGGAACGATACCGTTGCCGTCCACTGGGATCGTGTGGGGTTTACCGTCCTTCAACACGGAAATACAAGAGTTGGTAGTCCCCAAATCGATTCCGTAAATTTTCACCATTGCGTCTCTATGCCTCTCCTTCATTCATTTGACATACTCCCACGACTAAAGTCATGGGAGCCTAAGATCGACAAAGACAGCCGACTGAAACCGGTCTTACATCTTCTCCTTGAAGAGTGGATGCCCCTGTAAGAGTGGATGCCCCCACTCTGAGAATATTTACAGCCGCATTGATATCCCGATTGATATCCCGGTCGTGTTCCGCCCCGCATCTCACGTTGATAAGCTATTAAAGGAGTTTAACATGAAAGTAGACATATGACAAGAAACCAAATACAAAACAAACGCCGCCGTTGGCGGCGTTGCGATTCTCATCCAATTTCATCCAACAATCTCATCCAACGGCTGAAACCGTTGGCTTTCTCATCGCTTTATCGTAATTTTACATTTTCCATTTTATTTCCTCGGACGCCGCCTTTTTCAAAATCTCGTTCAGCGTGGACTTCTTACCTTCCGTCATCAGGAGCGGCGCCAAATCCATCAGTTCAACGTTCGCTTCCGGTTTCAGTTCCTTCCGATCCCCCCACAGAAGCCCCGCTAAATCCAAAGGTTTGCTCTCTCCCGGCATCCTTCCGAAAAGATCCTGAAGAAAGTCCTCGCCCAGCAGCAATTGCTGATACGCCTTGCGAAACGCGGCGAATTTGTCGGGGAAGCGTTCGGGCGGGTAACGACGCACAAGACGCACATAGGCGTGGCGGACTTCGTCGGGAGTAGCGTTCCGCCCCACCTTCAAGATCTCGTAAGCCGACTCAATCATAAATCTTCCCTTTCAATTATAAATCTTCCCCTTCAATCATAAATCTTCCCTTCCCAAGAAGCGCTTTCGTTTCGATACATTTGATACAAAGGTGGCGCGTTCAGTTGCGTATTCGGGCCTCTATCCAGACCTTTGTCCTCCGGCTCCGCGTCGTAGCGGTTGACGACCACCATGGCGTAACGCATAACCTTGCCCTTCGCGAGAAAGCCAGGGCGCACCACCTCCAGCACGGTGTTCTCGGGGCGGGTGGAGTTGCGGCGCGCGGCGCAGGCCTCGTGTCTTTCGGGGTCGAAGGCGTTTCCCACGTCCGTTATTAGCGACAGGCCATAACAGGCCAAGAGGTCTGTTAATTTGCCCTGGAGGATGGAGGACGCTGGATCCTTAGGTTTGGAAAGACAGGCTAAAGCGAGGTTGTCGGCCAAGGCCATGATGGCTTCCAGAGGAGGTGGCGTCTCCATTTTCTCTTCCATTTTTTCTTCCATTCTCTCTTCTATTACGCGTTCTTGCGCCTCCAGAATTTTTCCCTCGGTTTCGAGAATAGATTCTATGGCTGTCTGTCTCCGCCGTTCCTGGCGCTGTGCCTGCCGTATTTGCTCCTCCAGCTCGGCCAAGCGGTCGACCAGGGCGGTGTTCGAGGAATAAATGGATGCGAGAGGCTTCACGACAATTCTTTCCACATCCGAGATCATGCCTTGCCTCAGTTCCTCTTGTATCTTTTCCGTTTTTTTCAAAAGACCGAACATCGAAAGATCGTCCTCCTTTCGAAACGTGATGATTATCAGAAATCTTTCAAGTTATCAGAAATCTTTCATCAGAAATCTTTCAATTGACATACTCTCACGCCTAAAGTTGTGGGATTCTAAGATCGACAAAGACAGCCGACTGAAACCGGTCTTACGTCTTCTCCTTTAAGAGTGGATGCCCAGACTCTGAGAATATTTACAGCCGCCTTGATATCCCAATTAATATCCCGGTCGTGTTCCGCCCCGCATCTCGCGTTGATAAGCCACAAAAGCATAAAAGGAGTTTAACATGAAAGTAGACATACGGCAATAAACCAAATACAAAACAAACGCCGCCGCTGGCGGCGTTACGATTCTCATCCAATCTCATCCAACGGCTGAAGCCGTTGGCTTTCTCATCGCTTTATCGTAATTTATCTTAACACACTCATGCCCTCATCACTCATATTTCATCACTCGTATCTTAGCGCGTCAATCGGGTCCAAATTTGAGGCTTTCCACGCGGGCCAAAAACCGAAGAACACACCCACCGCTGCGGAAAACCCTACCGCCAGCAAAATAGAACTCGTAGAGACAACGGTGGGCCACTCAAAAATCTCCGTGAGGGCCCGAGACGCGCCCACGCCCCCTAAAATGCCTATGGCACCCCCCAGAATCGACAGTGAAACGGCCTCCGCCAAAAACTGGATCCGCACGTCCAAGGGTCTCGCGCCCACGGCCATGCGAATCCCGATCTCCCTCGTTCGCTCGCTGACCGACACCAACATGATATTCATGATGCCGATACCCCCAACCAAGAGAGAAATTGACGCCACCGACCCTAGCAACAACCCCATGACACGAGTGGAGGCTGCCGCGTTTTCGAGAATTTGGGTCATGTTTCGGAGAACGAAGTCGTCCTCGACTCCATCGGGCAAGCGATGACGCTGGCGCAGGATGCCTCGGATCTCCTCCTGCATGGCGGAAACGGACTCCCTGTCCATCGCCTGGACGGTGATGCGTCGCACCGCGCCCGGAATGCCGCTACGGAAGAGGCGCCGTTGGGCTGTCGTGATCGGAACAACCACGAAGTCGTCCTGGTCGCTGCCCCAGGGGGTGGGTCCCTTGGCCCCCAGCACACCCACCACCCGAAAGGGAACTCGCCGGACGCGCAAAATTTTGCCCACTGGGTCCTCGTCTCCAAAGAGATTTTTCGCGACGGTGTCCCCCAGAAGACAGACCTTGGACGCCATGCTCACGTCGGCATCGGAAAAGGACTGTCCCTCGGCCACGCTCCATTCACGCACATCTAGCAGCCCCGGCGTTCCCCCCAGGGTTGTCGTGTTCCAGTTGCGGTTGCCGTAGACCAATTGAGAGCTTCCGTAGGTCTCAGGAACCACTTCCGCTACCAGAAGGCTCTCTCTTCGCAAAATATCCGCGTCCGCCAGGGTCAGCGTTGCGGCGCTGCCCGCGGCCTGCCGGCTGGCTCCGGTCCGAGCCGTGCCGGGAAAAAGGAGCACCAGGTTCGACCCCATGCCGGCAACGAATTTGTCCATGATGGACGCCGCGCCGCTCCCCAGGGCGACCATAGTGATTACTGCCCCCACGCCGATGATAATCCCCAGCATGGTCAGGATCGAGCGTGTTTTGTTCGCGAAAAGAGAGCGAAAAGAGGTTTTCAGAATTTCAAACATGAACTATTCACACGCCTTAACATTCTAGGATCCTACGCAATATCAATATCAATATCAATATTAATATCAACATCTATATTAATATCAACATCTGTCAACATTAATATCTGCCAACATTAAATATCTGCCAATATTAATATCTATCAATATCAACAACTCAAGGGAAAGCACGGAGTTCCGCCTCAGACCCCACAGGGGCTTTGTCCCTTGATCCCGTTAATTATCTCGATTCTCTGATGAGCGTGAGCATCTCCTCGGCGGAGAGGCGCGCCGGAGCCTCCGCCTCGTCCAGAAGGCTCTCGGCCAGGTCGCGCTTCCAGGCGTGAAGGTCCACAATCTTTTCCTCGATGGTGTTTTTCGCCACGACGCGATACACCGTGACTGGGCGACTCTGTCCGATGCGGTGAGCCCGGTCGGAGGCTTGTTCTTCCACCGCGGGATTCCACCAGGGGTCCATGTGGATCACGTAGTCCGCCGCCGTCAGATTCAAGCCCGTTCCCCCAGCCTTCAGGCTGATGAGGAAACAGTCCCCCTCTCCCCCTTGAAAGGCCGCGACGCGCTTCTCTCGCTCTTGGATTGGGGTCGAGCCGTCTAGGTACTGATAGAGAACGCCCTCTTTATCTAGATACTCCCGGATAATCTTTAGATGTCCCACGAACTGGCTGAACACCAGGGCCTTATGCCCGTTCTCCCGCAGCTCCGCCAGAATCTCGGAAAAAGCCTCCAGTTTCGCGGAAGGAAACTTTTGCTTCGACTTCTCCGGCATGACCAGAGCGGCGTTGCAACAGGCCTGGCGCAAACGCGTCAGCTCGGCGAAAATTTTGATTCTCTGATCATCGGCTCCGTCTCCGTTCAGCTTCTCCACAGAGTTGCGCCGCAGTGCCTCGTAAAAGGCCTGCTCCTCCTCCTTCAGTTCCACTCGCAGGGTGATTTCCGTCTTGGACGGCAGCTCCTCTAATACTTGTTCCTTGTTGCGGCGCAAGATAAAAGGCTGCAGCGCCTTCTTCAGACTCAGACGGGCTTCTTGATCCCCGTCCCGCTCGATAGGCGCAGCAAAACGACGGTTGAAATTTTCGAGAGATCCCAGGAAATGGGGGTTCAAGAACCGGAACAGGTTCCAGAGTTCACCCAAGTGATTTTCGATGGGAGTGCCCGTAGTGGCCATACGGAACTTTCCCGTGAGTTTCATGGCCGCAGCGGAGCGCTTGGTCCCTATGTTCTTAATCGCCTGAGCCTCATCCAACACAATGGTTCCCCAGTGGACCGTCGACAAAAGCTCGCTCTCGTTTTGGAGCAGCCCATAGGTCGTCACTACCACATCGAAAGGGCTCAGGTTTCCCAGAATTGTTTCTCTGTCGCCGTGACGCAATTCCTTTATGTTTAAGGTGGGGGCAAAGCGGTTGGCCTCCGCTGCCCAGTTGGGGCAGACCGAGGTGGGAGCCACGACCAACGCCGGGCCATCGTTCCCCCTGTCCACCAGAAGCGCCAAAGTCTGAACCGTTTTGCCCAGCCCCATGTCGTCCGCTAAACAGGCTCCAGCGCCCCAGTGGGCTAGACGCCACATCCACCGATACCCCTCGACCTGATAGTTCCGCAGCTCACCCTTGAAAGTCGAGGGCAGATCCGGAGTCAGCTTTGCCGCCTCGTCGATGCGGGTCTTCTGACGCTCCCACTCCTTGTTGCCGTCGAAGGAGCCGGCCTCATCCATCAACGACGAAAGGATCCCCACCGAAAGGGGCGACACCCGCAACTCGTCTCCCTTGGGATCTCCCAGAACCGCTAGGGTTTCCAAACGACGCAGGAACTCCCTCGTCAGTGCGAGAAACTGGCCGTCACCAATGGGCAAAAAGCGCCCGTGGCCTACTTTTAACAAGCCCATCAGGTCCTTCATGCTCAATACGAGCCTCTCATCGATTTTGAGTTCCCCGGAAATGGCAAACCACTCCTGAGAAGCACGCACTGCCAACCGCATGGAGGACATGGAAACCTGGGACCTGACGCTCATCGCCTGTCCCTTGGGCCATTCCACTATCACCGAGTCGTTCAACGCCTGCACCTGCGTTAGAAACTCCAAGGCCAGCTCAGGAGTGCGCAGGTGCCAACGCTCGTTCGCCACCTGCTCGGCGTCCATAAGGGCGGGGCATCCTCGCACGGCCAACATCAAGGCGTCTTTTTCCCTGTCCAGATCGCGCCGCGCTTGCATCCGCTTCCCATCCACCAGGCCGAAAATGTTGTTGCCGCCCACGCCCGGTCGGCAGGGAACGCTATTGGGTCCCAAGGGACGAACCACCATGTCTGCGTCAAGGCCGTCCTCCGAGGGTTGAAGCTGCACGTAAACGCGGGAATCCGCCTCCATTTGGAGGGAGTCCGCCTCGACCCCATCGATGTCGGAGTGGATCGTGACGATGGAGGCTAGACTACCCAGAGTCTTCAACAAGGTTTCTTTGGCTCTGCTAGGGACGAGAAGTCCTTGTTTTCCCAGAGTTCCCGCGATTTTAATGTGGCGTTCCTCGAAGCGGGTGACGCGTAGGCAGTTGGGGCCATCTTCTCGAATGATACGTTGCGGGACCGAGTCGTCCTTGGGAAAGGGGGATAACAGTAACCGATAGTAGCCGCCATTCTCGGCGGCCGTCAGTTGCGGCTCGTCCGTGACGATCTCGAC contains:
- the grpE gene encoding nucleotide exchange factor GrpE, with product MFGLLKKTEKIQEELRQGMISDVERIVVKPLASIYSSNTALVDRLAELEEQIRQAQRQERRRQTAIESILETEGKILEAQERVIEERMEEKMEEKMETPPPLEAIMALADNLALACLSKPKDPASSILQGKLTDLLACYGLSLITDVGNAFDPERHEACAARRNSTRPENTVLEVVRPGFLAKGKVMRYAMVVVNRYDAEPEDKGLDRGPNTQLNAPPLYQMYRNESASWEGKIYD
- a CDS encoding ABC transporter permease, which encodes MFEILKTSFRSLFANKTRSILTMLGIIIGVGAVITMVALGSGAASIMDKFVAGMGSNLVLLFPGTARTGASRQAAGSAATLTLADADILRRESLLVAEVVPETYGSSQLVYGNRNWNTTTLGGTPGLLDVREWSVAEGQSFSDADVSMASKVCLLGDTVAKNLFGDEDPVGKILRVRRVPFRVVGVLGAKGPTPWGSDQDDFVVVPITTAQRRLFRSGIPGAVRRITVQAMDRESVSAMQEEIRGILRQRHRLPDGVEDDFVLRNMTQILENAAASTRVMGLLLGSVASISLLVGGIGIMNIMLVSVSERTREIGIRMAVGARPLDVRIQFLAEAVSLSILGGAIGILGGVGASRALTEIFEWPTVVSTSSILLAVGFSAAVGVFFGFWPAWKASNLDPIDALRYE
- a CDS encoding DEAD/DEAH box helicase — protein: MNAYRALPDEERIVYRLLAVVFVPVGVTLLTTILKDALDRPDIKRQWLSGALGRWERMGLAEKCQNSQGKGWCCSRLVMEIAARESLNRGEYDAFDQAVEKAMKFSYQTRADSYNSVSEYLRAVRDALYRKNAEAYEILLSSEIHDAQDRYGRPNEVNPILEILANPVDEAYLRPLPPRLGNIACDTILHASLGNPDRFQNVFAIFEEYRREHPETPELTVDWAEFAALTGRIDEAAKEMEKTGFIESNCFAAMKAILRGDRKEALKSYEEGIKKLRQVKGKRKSGFYSWTGVFYPILLLSSGAPAKRVEEYIDGAMESQGDHLSSLSLKLLRFFLPTQPKNENFFLSFPADSPAGLEPERCADAFFFLLYASWLDPEKVTELQLLAETTYHHLSATGLNFLAAELAALIRDLWPKITSNYARVPTPSYPLKDLLARQSEWERSLSALSGIVVKRIKSSGNGIGKGAKRFAWEIAWKSQDRNPTYISLAPVEQTLQASGWSKGKRVALKRLYRKTDTVSGMTEQDHRATSAIREERGYYGAEYYIDVPQALEALAGHPYLFREEDDNRVEIVTDEPQLTAAENGGYYRLLLSPFPKDDSVPQRIIREDGPNCLRVTRFEERHIKIAGTLGKQGLLVPSRAKETLLKTLGSLASIVTIHSDIDGVEADSLQMEADSRVYVQLQPSEDGLDADMVVRPLGPNSVPCRPGVGGNNIFGLVDGKRMQARRDLDREKDALMLAVRGCPALMDAEQVANERWHLRTPELALEFLTQVQALNDSVIVEWPKGQAMSVRSQVSMSSMRLAVRASQEWFAISGELKIDERLVLSMKDLMGLLKVGHGRFLPIGDGQFLALTREFLRRLETLAVLGDPKGDELRVSPLSVGILSSLMDEAGSFDGNKEWERQKTRIDEAAKLTPDLPSTFKGELRNYQVEGYRWMWRLAHWGAGACLADDMGLGKTVQTLALLVDRGNDGPALVVAPTSVCPNWAAEANRFAPTLNIKELRHGDRETILGNLSPFDVVVTTYGLLQNESELLSTVHWGTIVLDEAQAIKNIGTKRSAAAMKLTGKFRMATTGTPIENHLGELWNLFRFLNPHFLGSLENFNRRFAAPIERDGDQEARLSLKKALQPFILRRNKEQVLEELPSKTEITLRVELKEEEQAFYEALRRNSVEKLNGDGADDQRIKIFAELTRLRQACCNAALVMPEKSKQKFPSAKLEAFSEILAELRENGHKALVFSQFVGHLKIIREYLDKEGVLYQYLDGSTPIQEREKRVAAFQGGEGDCFLISLKAGGTGLNLTAADYVIHMDPWWNPAVEEQASDRAHRIGQSRPVTVYRVVAKNTIEEKIVDLHAWKRDLAESLLDEAEAPARLSAEEMLTLIRESR